TTGCGGGGATCGTCGCCCCGATGGAACTCCACCTCGCCCTGCGCGTTCTCCACCCGCTTCACGTAATGCCCGGTCGCCACGTAGCGGCAGCCGAGCATCTTGGCCTTCTTCACCAGTTCGTCGAACTTCACTTTCGTGTTGCAGTTCACGCAGGGGTTCGGCGTGCGCCCCTTGCTGTACTCGTCGATGAACGGCCCGACGATGTGCCGCTGGAACTGCTCGCGGTAATCCAGCAGGTAGAACGGCACGCCCACCTGCTCGGCCACCCGCCGCGCCTCGTACGCCGCGTCCGGCGAGCAGCACGAATCGAAGGTGTCCGTGCGCTTGTCGTCCGGCCAGAATCGCATCATGGCGCCCACCACCTGATACCCCTGATCCTTCAGCAGGGCCGCCGTCACCGACGAATCCACCCCGCCCGACATGGCGCACAGCACCCGCTCGCCCGCTGCAGGAACGGCCGGAACAGGAACGGAAGGGACAGGCGAGGTGGGTGCGCTCATACAGCCGCGCAGCTTAACAGAGGTGCTCAGAAGCGGCGGTGACGCGCGCGGCAATTCAGGGCGCTCCCCGCCGGATACCCGTGTGGAGCGCACCACCCGGCCCCCACCCCACCACCAGCCGCCCGGTACACTCCCGGCATGAGCATCCCCGCCGACGCCCTTCACGCCGCCGCGCAGCAATACGGCACGCCCCTGTACGCCTACGACGCCGCCGAACTCGACGCCTCGGTGGCCCGCGTCCGCGCCGCGTTCAGCGACGCCCGCGTGTACTACGCCATGAAAGCCAACCCCAACCTCAGCATCCTGCGCCGCCTGCACGCCCAGGAAGTGGGTTTCGAATGCGTCAGCGCCGGAGAGATCGCCCGCGCCGCCCACATCGGCGCGACCGGCGAGCACCTGATCGTGAACGGCCCCGCCAAGAGCCCCGCCGAGTACGCCCTCGGCGCGCAGCTCGGCGCGACCTTCATCATCGACCGTGAGGAAGAAGTCGCCCTGCTGCCCCCCGCCTCCCGCGCCCTGATCCGCGTGAACCCCGCCCTGAACGTCAGCACCCACGACCACCTCGCCACCGGCGCCGCCGACAGCAAATTCGGCGTCACCCCCGAACAGGCCCCCCGCATCATCAGCGCCCTGCGCGCCGCCGGGCACACCGCCCTGGGCCTGCACGTCCACATCGGCAGCGCCATCCGCGACGCCCACGACTTCACCGCCGCCTTCGCCCGCCTGAACGACCTGCGCCCCCACACCGGCCCCCTGGCCGTCCTCGACACCGGCGGCGGCTGGGGCATCGGCGCGGACCTGCCCGGCATCGCCCGCGAAGCCCACGCCGCCGCCGCCACCTTCGGCGCCCGGCTGTGGGTCGAACCCGGCCGTTCCCTCGTCGCCACCGCCGGCACCCTCCTCACCCGCGTCGTCGGCACCAAAACCACCGGCCGCCCTTTCGCCCTCCTCGACGCCGGCATGACCGAACTCCTGCGCCCCATGCTGTACGGCGCGCAACACCCCGTCACCCCCCTCTGGCAGCGGGGCGGCACCAGCCAGTGGGACCTCGCCGGCCCCGCCTGCGAGAGCGGCGACCTCCTCGGGCGCAACGTCACCCTGCCCACCCCCCACCCCGGCGACCTCCTCGCCATTCACGAAGCCGGCGCGTACGGCGCCGCCATGAGCAGCAACTACCTCACCCGCCCCCGCCCCCCCGAACTGCTCTGGGAACGCGACCAGTGGACCGTCATCCGCCAGCGCGAAACGCCACAGGACATCTGGCGCATGGAAGAGAGCGGGGAGTAAGCCGTGGGCGTCGCCGGGATGTGCGAAATGTCGCGTCCTCATGGGCACATTCGTCGCGCGGCAATCCCCACCCGAGCTAGCGTGACAGCGTCATGATCGTCAAGGACCTCGAACCGCAAACCCATACCGACCCGCTGCGCCGCGCCGGGTACGAGGCCGAACGCCAGATGGCCCACTACCTCAAACGCGCCTTCGCGGAGGATCGTTACAAGCTCGTGTTTCACAACCTCCGGCTGGTCCGCAAGGACGAGGTGGCGCAGATCGATCACCTGATCCTGCACCGTTACGGCCTGATGATCGTGGAGAGCAAGAGCGTGGCCGGACAGGTCAGCGTCAACGAACACGGCGAGTGGACCCGCTGGTGGAATCGGCAGGGCAGGGGCATGCCGTCACCCGTGCTTCAGGCACGCAGGCAACTTGACCTCCTGCTGGCCCTGTTGGAGGACCACACGACCGAACTCATGGACCGTTCGATGCTGGGACTCAAGCAGCGGACGTTCACGGGCATCCGGCGGGACGTTCTGGTCGCCATTTCCGATGGCGGCCGAATTACCCGCAAGTCAGACGTTCCTGAACTGGTCAAGGCGGATCAGGTGCCAGAGCGGATCAGCAGTCTCGTGCAGCAGCAGCTCGACAGGACATTCGGTGGTTTCGGCTTTACCGACGCCGAAATGACCCGCCTTCAATCGTTCCTGAAAGCACGGCACGTGGCTGTGAGTGCCGTCGAGGATTGCGCGGCACAGCGCGAAGCAGAAGGCGAATCGGTGCGGGGTGAGCCGGTCGGCCGTTCTGCGTTCCCGCCGCGCCCCGTGCGTTCTGGGCAGCCGGAGCCGGTGTTCGAGGCTGCTCCTCTGGCGTCCCCGGAGCGTTCCGCGTCGCCTGTTCGCACGTCGCAGGAGCGGCAGGCGCAGGCGCGGCCCCGCCCGGACGTGGCGTGCCGGGCGTGCTCGTCCGTGAACGTGACGGTGCAGTTCGGGAAGTACGGGTACTACCTGAAGTGCGCCGACTGTGGTGGCAACACGCCGGCCAAGCCGGTGTGCGCGGCGTGCGGTCAGCCGGGCAAGGTCAGCAAGCGCGGGCTGGAGTTCACGGCGACCTGCGCGGGTGGGCATTCCTGGGTGTACTGGACGAACCCGGCCTGAGCGCGCTCCGCCCCCCGCTTCCTGTTCAGAAGCTGTCGCTGCCGCCGACGCGGACGCCCTGGTAGTAGGCGTAGGCGGCGCTGTAGCAGGCGGGTTGCTTGTACCAGCTCTTGGCGTTGCAGATGGCTTTCATGTTGGTGTGGAAGGCCTCGTCGCTGGTTTTGCGGTTGGCGTCGGTGCGCTGGTAGACCTTGAGGTTGCGGTACGCGAAGTCGTGCACGTTGCACGCCGGGCGGAAGTCCTCGCGGTAGCCCAGGCCCAGGCCGTCGGGGGCGCTGCATCCGTCGCGCGTCCAGTCCAGGCCGGCGTAGGGGAGGCTGGTGCCGTTGTACGCGGCGTACTGGGTGTTGTAGTTGCTCACGGTGCCCCACCCGGTGCGTTTCACGTACGCGAGGCGGTCGCTGGTCAGGTCCAGGCCGCTGATGGTGGGCGCGGCGGGCAGGGTCAGGATGCGGGGCGTCTCGCCGTACGCTTCGCGCAGCGTGGCGAGGAAGCCGGGGTCGTTGCCGTAGCGGGCGAGGATGGCCTGACTGCCGGCGTCCTGCAGTTCGGGGCGGGAGGCGTAATCGCTGGCGATCAGCGCGCCGGTGGGCGTGGCCGTCTGGGAGCAGGCGGCGAGGGTCAGGGAGAGCAGGGCGGCGGCGGGCAGCATGAATGAACGCATGGCGACTCCTGTGGGCAGGTCTCGGGGTGCGGGGGCGGTGTGGGTTGTGGATCGCCTTTCAGTGTACGCCGGCCTGTCAGGGGTGTGCCAGGGCGGTCGCGGGTATCATGGGCCGTGATGACGGTTCCTCCTGTGTCTGCTCCTGCCGCCCTGCCCGATACGACCCGCGTCCGCATTCAGCAGGAGGCCGCGCGGCTGTTCGTGCAGAGCGGGTATCACGGCGTGAGCATGCGCGAGGTCGCGGAGGCCGTGGGCGTGACCAAACCGGCCCTGTACCACCACTACGCCGACAAGGAGGCGCTGTTCCTGGCGATGCTGGAGGGCACGCTGGCGGGGCTGGCGCGGCTGGTGGCGGCCGCGAACGCGCAGGTGGGCATTCGCCTGCAACTGGATACGCTGGTGTACGAGTTGCTGGCCAGTGCACCCGAG
The DNA window shown above is from Deinococcus sp. LM3 and carries:
- a CDS encoding nuclease-related domain-containing protein; the protein is MIVKDLEPQTHTDPLRRAGYEAERQMAHYLKRAFAEDRYKLVFHNLRLVRKDEVAQIDHLILHRYGLMIVESKSVAGQVSVNEHGEWTRWWNRQGRGMPSPVLQARRQLDLLLALLEDHTTELMDRSMLGLKQRTFTGIRRDVLVAISDGGRITRKSDVPELVKADQVPERISSLVQQQLDRTFGGFGFTDAEMTRLQSFLKARHVAVSAVEDCAAQREAEGESVRGEPVGRSAFPPRPVRSGQPEPVFEAAPLASPERSASPVRTSQERQAQARPRPDVACRACSSVNVTVQFGKYGYYLKCADCGGNTPAKPVCAACGQPGKVSKRGLEFTATCAGGHSWVYWTNPA
- a CDS encoding phospholipase A2, with translation MRSFMLPAAALLSLTLAACSQTATPTGALIASDYASRPELQDAGSQAILARYGNDPGFLATLREAYGETPRILTLPAAPTISGLDLTSDRLAYVKRTGWGTVSNYNTQYAAYNGTSLPYAGLDWTRDGCSAPDGLGLGYREDFRPACNVHDFAYRNLKVYQRTDANRKTSDEAFHTNMKAICNAKSWYKQPACYSAAYAYYQGVRVGGSDSF
- a CDS encoding TetR/AcrR family transcriptional regulator, with the translated sequence MTVPPVSAPAALPDTTRVRIQQEAARLFVQSGYHGVSMREVAEAVGVTKPALYHHYADKEALFLAMLEGTLAGLARLVAAANAQVGIRLQLDTLVYELLASAPEQRVGLQLAGELRHVSPERRGAFEREYRRVWIGGLSELFELAAARGELRADVAPAMLARAFLALTYPLVTGAPSSDPQGMGRALLAVFLDGATSRPASDPMR
- the lysA gene encoding diaminopimelate decarboxylase, with product MSIPADALHAAAQQYGTPLYAYDAAELDASVARVRAAFSDARVYYAMKANPNLSILRRLHAQEVGFECVSAGEIARAAHIGATGEHLIVNGPAKSPAEYALGAQLGATFIIDREEEVALLPPASRALIRVNPALNVSTHDHLATGAADSKFGVTPEQAPRIISALRAAGHTALGLHVHIGSAIRDAHDFTAAFARLNDLRPHTGPLAVLDTGGGWGIGADLPGIAREAHAAAATFGARLWVEPGRSLVATAGTLLTRVVGTKTTGRPFALLDAGMTELLRPMLYGAQHPVTPLWQRGGTSQWDLAGPACESGDLLGRNVTLPTPHPGDLLAIHEAGAYGAAMSSNYLTRPRPPELLWERDQWTVIRQRETPQDIWRMEESGE